The DNA window CAATGTAAAAAGACAGCTGTGGTTCCGTACAATCGTGCAAGAGGTAGTCTGTAGTGTTCCATTACTGAGGTGGCGATTAGGATTGTGCTGGTTGATTCCAGAacagaatggttgaagggaaatagctgttcctgatcctgttGGTGTggttcttcaggtttctgtacttcctgcccaatgGGAGCTGCGAGGAAATGACATGGCCCCAATGTTGTGGATTTTTGATCCTTGATGGTAGATGCcactttcttgtgacagcaccTCCTGTAGCGTGACCCCATTTCTGATCCAAGGTGCCAAGGGTCAGTGTTTGACAAGCAAGCCTGCTCACTCCCCACAGGAATtgaagagtgtcaggggacagcaGTGACTgatgttgctattactaaggagaaggtgattgggcagctgaaaggtctgaaggtagataaattacCTGGACCAGACGAaatacaccccaaggttctgaaagaggtagctgcagggattgtggagatattactaatgatctttcaataatcataagattctggattggttccggaggactgggagATTGTGAATGTCGCGCTACtcttttaagaaggaagggagacaAAATTATAAGCCGGTTAGCCTGACTTTAGCGGTTGATAAGatgttggtgtccattattaaggatgaggtttcgggatacttgcaggcacatgataaaataggctgaagttggtgtggtttccttaaagggagaatcttgcctgagaaatctgttggaattcttcgaggaaataacagacaggatagacaaaggagagtcggtagatgttatgtatttggattttcagaaggcctttgataaggtgctgcacgtgaggttgctaaacaagagcccatggtattacaggaaagatatttgcatgaatagaagattggccaGCTGGTAGGAGGCAAAagatgggaataaagagggccttctCTGggtggctgccggtgactagcagtgttctgcagaggttgataggatcataatatgtcaatgatctaagtgatggaattgatggctttgtggtcaagtttctGCATGAGACCAAGGTACTGTAGGTAAAGGAACAgccagtgctgaggaaacagggaggctacagaaggacttaggcagtttaggagaatgagcaaagaagtggcagatggaatacagaacagggaagtgtacggtcatgcactttggtagaaggaataaaggcataaacgattttctaaatggggagaaaattcagaaatcagagttgcagaggaatttgggagtcctcgtgcaggattccctaaaggttaacttgcagattgagtcgatggtaaggaaggcaaatacagtgtTGGTgtacatttcaagaggactagaatataaaagtaaggatgaaatGTTAAGACTTATAGCCcattggtcaggccacacttggagttttgtgagcaatTTGGGATTCCTTATCTAGGAAagatgcactggtgaggcctcaccttgagtattgtgaacagttttggccccCTCATCttagttatcatatgaggaacgtttgatggccctggttctgtactcactggaattcagaaggatgaggagggatctcgttgaaaccttttgaatgttgaaaggcctagacagagtagatgttgaaatgatgtttcccatggtgggaaaatctaggacaagaggacacatcctcaggaTAAAGGGATGCCATTTCAAaatagatgcagagaaatttctttagccgaagggtggtgaatttgtggaatttgttgccacgtgcagctgtggaggccaggttgttgggtgtatttaaggcagagattgaaagattcttgattggacatggcatcaaaggttagggggagaaggccaggaactgggattgaggagatGGGGggaaagaaaaggatcagccatgattcaatagcggaacagactggatgggtcagatggcctaattctgctcctatgtcttatacagtgcctataaaaagtattcaccccccccccccccatggaagttttcatgttttattgctttacaacattgaatcatggatttaatttggcttttttgacactaatcaacggAGAaggacttttgtgtcaaagtgaaaacagatctctacaagaaGATTgatattaattacaaatataaaacactaaataattgcataagtattcacccccttcaagtgagtatttagtagatgcacatttggtagcaattacagccttgagtctgtgtggacgggtctctatcagctttgcacatctggacactgcagtttttccccattctccgTTACAAAagtgctcaagctctgtcagatttcaTGGGGATTATGAGTGAACAGTCTTTTACAAGCCCAGCCATGAATTTTCAATTGGATTGTGGTCtggccactccagaacattaactttgtttttaagccattcctgtgtagctttggctttatgcttggggtcattgtcttgctggaaaacatatCTCCcattcacagttctcttgcagactgcatcaggtttgtCTCCAAGAATTccatgtattttgctgcattcattttaccctctaccttcacaagccttccagagcatgatgcagccagtatcatgcttcacagtagggatggtgtgtcttTGATGTGCGgcatttggcttatgccaaacattgtgtttagtctgatggccaaaaagcttaattttgctttcatcagaccatagaatcttccagctgccttctggcaaactctagccaaggtttcatgtgaggttttttttcaacagtggctttctctttgccactctcccataaagctacaactggtgaagcacccaggcaacagttgttgtatgcgcagtctctcccatctcagcctctgaagcttgtaactcctccagagttgtcataggtctcttggtggcctccctcactactccccttcttgcatggccactcagtttttgaggacagcctgctttaggcagatttatagctgtgccatattctttccatttcttaatgattgacttaactgtatttcaaggatattcagtgacttggaaattttcttgtatccatctcctgacttgtgcttttcaataacattttcacagagttgcttggaggcttttgtcttcatggtgtagtttttgccaggatactgactcaccagcagttgaaccttccagatacagcTGTATTTTTACGACATtctattgaaacaccttgactgcacaaaggtcttcaaaaacagaaataagagaaaatctgcagatgctggaaatccaagctacacacaaaatgctgggggaattcagcaggccaggcagcatctatggaaaaaagtacagtcgaaaaAAGAttcattttttctcagctcaaaacgttaactgtacttttttccatagatgttgcctggcctgctgagttcctcagcattttttgtgtgtttctccaaaaacagatctctatttaactaattatgtgacttcaaagaccaattggctgcaccagtgatgatttggtgtgtcattaaagggagtgaatacttgagcattcagttattttgtgttttatattcataATTTAGATCATCTTGTAgatatgttttcactttgacacaagagttgTTCTGTTAATCAGTgccaaaaaaaagccaaattaaatccactatgattcagtgttgtaaaacaataaaatattaaaaacttccaaggggggtggtgaatacttcTTGTAGGCACTGTATGCTCTATAAGGGAAGGAGGCTCGGGTGTGTCTCCATGCAGATGCACTGTAGTTACCCCCTGATAGAAGGGACTCCATAAGATGTCTCTGAACTGCTCTTCCATctgacaatgtggagggagattcactctgtgtctgaccctgggggtgtgtggagggagattcaccctttGTTGGACCCTGGGGGTGGGTGGGATGGTTTCAGTTGACGCACTGAGTGACCTGTGCCTAACCATGCTCTGCTCGCCCCAGATGTCTCTGACCCGCTTCGCTCCATACAGTGAAGGTGAGAGCCGGATCACTGTGCTGTTCCTCAGCAGTTATGACCGCAGGTACGTGATCAAGCAGATCTCAAGCGAGGATGTAGCTGACATGCACACCTTCTTGTCGGACTACCACCAGGTGAGGCCCTCCACCACAGGTTTAGGAGGGAGGGACAGCAGGGAGGGAATGGCGCGCTGAGGGATGGGCAGCAAGAAGGGAGGACCACATTGCAGGAGGGTAGTGAACATAAactggagcagaagttggccatctGGTCTGTCAAGTCTgcgccaccattcaataagagcaTGATTAATTAGTCtgctccacctacctgtctttgcatataacccttaattcccttgttATGCAGAAATCTATCTAaccgtgtcttaaatatatttaatgatgtACCCTCTACTGCTTCTCTGGGCAgggaactccacagattcactactctctggggaaAACAGTTTTTTCTCAtccgtcctaaatctattcccctgaggttttgtcccctagttctagtctcctcaccagtggaaacaattttcttGCCTCAATCTTAACAatccctttcataattgtatatgtttcaaaagatccccctctcattctgaattccagtgagtatagtcccagcTGACTCGTTCTCTCCTCATtggctaaccccctcatctctagaATGAatctggtgaacttcctctgcatttcctccaaagccagtatgagaccagaactgcatgaagtattccaggtgtagcctcaccaggagttgcagcataacctccctgcccttaaattcaatccttctaacaatgaaggccaacattgcaTTGGCCTTATTGATAAACTGTTAGATCTgtaaccaaccttttgtgattcattcaCAAACACACCAAGTCTCTCTACAGAGCAACAAGCTGCAATCTTTCAACATTTAAATAATTTGATCTATTTTTCATTCCAGAGTGAATGTCCTTGTATTTACCAATGTTGTACTCCAGCTGcaagacccttgcccactcacttaactaatctatatctctgcagactctccacatcctctgcacaatttgcttttccagtcAATGAGGGAGTGCTGCatgaggggcagtgaggagggagtgccacaccacaagagaggcggtgaggaggggcagtggggtggtggggagggagaagTGGCATTTATTTTACCGGGCTCCCCTCTTTTCACTCCGCAGTATGTCGTGAACTGCCATGGGAACATGGTGCTGCCACAATTCCTGGGCATGTACCGGATCAGCGTGGACAGTGAGGACACTTATGTGCTAGTGATGAGAAACTTTTTCAGCCACAAACTTACCATCCACCGGAAATATGACCTGAAGGTAGATTCCTGACTGCTTGGGGAGAACAATGCTGCTGTCCAGATTCTGATCAGATCCCAAtttaatcacatgtacatcaaaaaagTGAAATGAATCATTTATGTTACCAACCAAGACATCCAAGGGTATGCTGGgggaagcccacaagtgtcaccacacatttcaGCGCCATCATAGTATGTCCACGGTGTTCAGTGGAACAATACAAGCTACAGCAACAATGAAACAAAATAACAGCAAAATGAGTAACTTTCCTGCgagggatagggagacaggaactgcagggtgctcctggtgtgggtctgacccagggatagggagacgggaactgtgcacgatgctcccggtgtgggtctgacccagggatagggagatgggaactgtgcatgttgctcccggtgtgggtctgatccagggagagggagacgggaactgtgcacggtgctcccggtgtgggtctgacccagggatagggagatgggaactgtgcacggtgctccccatgtgggtctgacccagggatagggagacgggaactgtgcacggtgctcccagtgtgggtctgacccaggtacagggagatgggaactgtgcacggtgctcacagtgtgggtctgacccagggacagggagacaggaactgtgcacggtgctcccggtttgGGTcttacccagggatagggagatgggaactgtgcacggtgctccctgtgtgggtctgacccaggtaCAGGGAGACAAGAACTGTGCATGGTTCTCCCAGTGTAGGTCTGATCCAGAGACAAGGCGacaggaactgtgcatggtggtcccagtgtgggtctgactcagggatagggagaagggaactgtgcacggtgctcccggtgtgggtctgacctagggatagggagacgggaactgtataCAGTGTTCCCGGTGTATGTCTGACCCAGAGACAGGGTGACAGGAACGGTGCACAGGGCTCCTGGTGTGGGTTAAAAATTATTTATCTTTGTGTTTTTCAGGGCTCGCTAGTTTCCCGTGAAGCCAGTGATAAAGAAAAGGTAAAACAGAAATATCCTGCAGCCGATGTGCAGATCTGTGCATCAGAGCAGTCACTTACATCCACACACCATAGCAGGGACCCTGAAGTATCTGGATGGCTGCTACATATCCCTTGTAGTTTTTTGCAGTCACCACACACTGAACCTGTGGGAACTCTTGCAGGATGTGCACCCCCCCCCATCAGAAATACTTTTGAGCATCAGAGTGATACAATGGGTAGCGATACTACCTCGCTGCCTCTCAGACACCAGTTTTCTCCCAAACTCCAGAGCTGTGTGTGTTATACACTTATTGACCACTTTGTTAGTTACAGgaggaacctaataaagtggccgctaagTGTATTTATGTATGTTCATGGTGTtatgttgctgtagcccatccactttatggttcttgtgtgttcagagatgctcttcagcacaccactgcagtaatgcatggttatttgaattactattgccttcctgtcagcttgaaccagtctggtcattctcctctgacctctcattaacaaggtggttttgctcactggatatttttttttGATTTGCGCATCATTCTCTATAAACACATTCTCTGTGAGATtattgtgcttgaaaatccctgTAGATCAGTagcttctgaggtactcaaaccacaccATCGGGCATCAGCAATTGTTccttggtcaaagtcacttaggttaTATTTCTCCctcattctgttgtttggtctgaacaacaactgaacctccttgaccatgtttgcatgcttttatgtgttgagttgctaccaggattggctgattagatatttgtattaatgtacaggtgtacctaataaagtggccactactGTGCATATTAGaaacagaatcgggtttattatcactggcatgtgacgttaaatttgtcaacttagcaccagttgaatgcaatacataatctagcagagagaaaaaaataattaaaataaaacaataataaataaacaagtaaatcaattaaaaaaacacaaaacgctggcagaactcagcaggccagacaccatctatgggaggaggtaataatgacgtttcgggccgaaacccttcatcaggaaaccctcctgatgaagggtttcggcccgaaacgtcgttattacctcctcccatagatggtgtctggcctgctgagttctgccagcattttgcgttttttatttatttccagcatctgcagattcactcgtgttgcaagtaaatcaattacgtatattgaatagattttaaagtgcaaaaacagaaatactgtatattagaagaaaagtgaggtagtgtccaaagcttcaatgtccatttaggaatcagatggcagaggggaagaagctgttcctgaatcactgagtgtgtgccttcaggcttctgtacctcctacctgatggtaacagtgagaaaagggcatgccctgggtgctagaggtctttaataatggatgctggctTTCTGAGACGCCACTccataaagatgtcctgggtactttgtaggttagtacccaagatggagctgactagatttacaaccctctgcagcttctttcagtcctctgcagtagcccacccccccataccagacagtgatgcagcctgtcagaatgctctccacagtacaactaaagaagtttttgagtgcatttattgacatgccaaatctcttcaaactcctaatgaagtatagccactttcttgtcttctttataactacatcaatatgttgggaccaggttacatcctcagagatcttaacacccaggaacttgaaactgctcactctctccacttctgatccctctacagtatactgtatatgtgtgtctgtgtgtctgagtCATCTCCCAGTGTGTGGGTGAAGGATAGAATCTGAAGGGAGTTGGTAGGGAATGTGGGGAGACTTTGGGATCTCCTGGCAGGTGCCTTTAACACTGGCGCTGATCCTGGGGTCTGacgctctgtgctgaactgtcttCTATAGGTGAAGGAACTGCCCACATTAAAGGACATGGACTTCTTGAACCTCAATCAGAAGGTTTACATTTGCCAGGAGGACAAGAAGTTATTTATGGATAAGCTGAGGAGAGACGTGGAGGTGAGGGACAAGAAAAAAAGGtgtacatagaacactacagcacagtaaaggccctttggcccatgatgttgtattgaccttttaatctactctgagatcaatctaacccttccctcctacatagctctccatttttctatcatccatgtgcctaccttaaGGGTCTCTGAAATGTTCTTATTGTATTTGCCTTAACCATCACATCTGGCAGGGCATTCaaaacacccaccactctgtatgtatgtgtgtatatataatatataaatataatataTACACAAACTTTTGACATCTCCCCTATATATTCctgtaatcaccttaaaatgatgccttgTATGAGCCACTTCCAGCCTGGGAAAAAAGCTCTGGCTATCCATTCAATTTATGCCTTTAACCAACTTGTCAGGTGACCTTttatccttctctccaaagataaaagccctagttcactcaacctttcctcataggacatgctctctagtccaggtaGCATCCGGTTAATCCACTCTGCACTCTCCCTGTTTCCAatccttcctatgatgaggcTTTATTAAGATGTAACATTATCTCATGTCTCTTGAACTAATTAAAGCCAACCCaaaatatgccttcttaaccactctttcaacttgtgcagcagctttgagggagctatggacatggatcccaagatccctcagttcctccacactgctaaccCTGTATTGTGCCTTCAAATTttgccttccaaagtgaatcacttcacacttctctggattgaactccatctgactcttctcagcccagctctgcatcctgtcaatgtcactTTGTAAAGGGAGGGCATTCTGAGCCTTTTGATCCCCGTCTCTGTCAACTACTTCCTCCCTATCCTTGTTATCTCCCTTCTCTCCCTTCCCTGaacctatgtgtgtgtgtgcctcaCCCTACCCTTTCTCACTTGTCATTGACCTCATGCTGCCCCAGTGTGCCTGCCCTGACCACTACCTGTCTCCTGGCAGTTCCTGGCCCGGCTGAAGATCATGGACTACAGTCTGCTGCTGGGAATCCACGACGTGCAGAGACAGACGGACGAGGAGGAGGGGGCACCGACCACCATCGTGGTCTCTGAGGATAACCGCAACACTCACAGCAGCGTGTCACCCCACCAATACGGCCACACCCCTGAGATGCTAGGCTCCTACCTCAGCAAGGTGCCTGACTTCATTGAGGAACACTCTCCTCCTGACGCCCATGCCATCAAGAGCTCTGAATGTGAGTGCGCTGTGCAGCAGCTGGGAACCACAACCCTCGCTTGCTCCTCcatcacttgtttttttttttgtcctcTTCTCCCTCAACCACTCCTCCTGCGCTCACTTTCTATTTCTGCAGTTTTCTTCGACCCTCTCCGCCTTCCCCCGTCTCTCCCACTTGCGCCTTCTGTTCATTCAACCCTCCTCACCACGCATCCTTTtcctacacccccccaccccccccacagcTGCTCCCCGGAAGGAGGTGTACTTCATGGGTCTGATCGACATCCTCACCCAGTATGACACAAAGAAGAAAGCTGCCCATGCGGCAAAGACAGTGAAGCATGGTGTGAGTATGGGCTCGGTCTGCTCCCTTCCACGGGCTGTCTCTGTTGCTTTGATGACGGTTTGACTGGGTGAGGTAGAGGGCAAGTGCAAGGGGTCAGGGGAGGTGGGTGAGTGTaagtggggagggtgaaggggagaaggagggagtgAGGGCAGTGGGGGAGGGTGAGAGGGTGAAGGTGAGTTGATCCAGGTTAAAGATGAGAGCGGAGAGAGATCAAGTGGACGAGAGAGTTTCACCCACAGCATAGTGGGCGTGTGGAATGAGATGCtacaggaagtggtagaggcacatGAATAGGGAAAGCGTAGAGGGATATATTGTGTATAAAACCATGACATTTGGGGATTCAAGAACCAGAGGGCCCatatttaaggtgaaagaggagagatttaattggGACGCGAGATGCAACTATTTCCACCCAGAGGATAGTCTGTatatagaacaagctgccagaggaagtggtcaaggcAAATATATTATCATTTAAAAGGTACATGGCAGGgccatggacaggaaaggtttagaggataTGGGCTGAATGTGAATATGTGGGACTAACTTAGATTGGCATAGTGGTTAGAGTGGATGGGAGGAGtcaaagagcctgcttctgtgaCTGATCCGGGATGGGGTGAGGTCTCCAGGGGCAGGTCCCCGGGGACTCTCAGACATGCCCCCCTTCCGCCTTCACTGAGGCCCTCTCGCCCTCGCAGGCCGGCGCGGAGATCTCGACCGTGAACCCGGAGCAGTACGCCAAACGGTTCATGGACTTCATCACCAACATCTTCGCCTAGCAGCAGGGAGAGATCTCACCCCACGGCATGCCTGTCTATCAGAGCAGAAGGGCAGCTGTCTCCCTCAGATCAGCATTCCTACGTTTTTTTCCCCCCCTCCATCCTGCGGACCAGCATTCCCATGTTTTTCTCCAATCCTTCAGATCTGTGTTCCTGTGTTTCCTCCCTCCTCCGGACCtatgttttccccctcctccggaCCAGTGTTCCTGCATTTCTCCTCTCTTTGGACCAGTATTCTCTTGCTCTTGCTCTCCAAAAGGGATGAACATcccttttcttccttcttccATGCTCTTACCATCTCAATGTCACTGCTGGACACCAGTTGCTGTCTCTTTCCTGAGGCAGGGTTTTGTTcatttccccactccccatctgaATTAATCCCATCCCGGCCCCACTCTTCTGCTGTCCGGAGGGGTCCCTCACTGCCAATCTGTTGGATGGTCCCTCCAACCCATCCAAGTGCCTTTGGTTGTTGACTCTCTCTGAATGCAACCTCAAGTTTTGGTGCTTCTTTCAAAATAAAGTTGACTTTTATTTAATCCAAGCTTCATTTCTTtgcaaagtcaaagtggagattattgttgcATATGCATATCCCTGTGtggacaggtgcaatgaaaaacttgcagcagcatcacaggcacagagcatcagaaACAACACTCACAAGGAAAGCACTTTAAAATGTGCATAATTTCACCAGAATGAACACAATTAGAGCACAAAGTCCAGTGTTGTGTAAACTGGTCACagtgttgctgtactgaggtGGTGTTGTGCCTggtgttcaagaactgaatgttgAAGGGAAGTTGGTGGTGTGGGGCTTCAAGCTTTTGCACCTccagctgcaagaagatggcatagGCCTGGTGGTGAAGATCTTAGATGATGAATGTTACTGCCTTGAGGTAAACCACCTGTAGCTACTGTTGATTGTGAGAAGGGAGGGatgtacctgtgatgtactggtaCTACtatgcagcttcttacattcctgtgcatttgaattgccCACTCCCCAGTGCATACTGGAATTGGTGCATGTCTGTCCCCTTTCTCATTCAGCAAAGGGGTATGAGGGCAAACATAAAAGTCAAGGTAGGTTATgggggaggaaactagagcagctGGAAGGTCAAAGGGAAAACATAGCACaggattaaggtgagaggggagagatttaaagggaacct is part of the Hemitrygon akajei chromosome 18, sHemAka1.3, whole genome shotgun sequence genome and encodes:
- the LOC140741258 gene encoding phosphatidylinositol 5-phosphate 4-kinase type-2 gamma-like, which codes for MRSPTAWRRRYQVVYPVREETKVGQFSGGFRGAMASSVNSSNPPSTSVSKTKTKKKHFVSQNVSVFRAGNPVISVFMWGVNHSINELNHVPTPVMLLPDDFKANSKIKVNNHLFNKENLPSNFKFKEYCPQVFRNLRDRFGVDDMDYQMSLTRFAPYSEGESRITVLFLSSYDRRYVIKQISSEDVADMHTFLSDYHQYVVNCHGNMVLPQFLGMYRISVDSEDTYVLVMRNFFSHKLTIHRKYDLKGSLVSREASDKEKVKELPTLKDMDFLNLNQKVYICQEDKKLFMDKLRRDVEFLARLKIMDYSLLLGIHDVQRQTDEEEGAPTTIVVSEDNRNTHSSVSPHQYGHTPEMLGSYLSKVPDFIEEHSPPDAHAIKSSESAPRKEVYFMGLIDILTQYDTKKKAAHAAKTVKHGAGAEISTVNPEQYAKRFMDFITNIFA